A window of Strix aluco isolate bStrAlu1 chromosome 2, bStrAlu1.hap1, whole genome shotgun sequence contains these coding sequences:
- the SLITRK6 gene encoding SLIT and NTRK-like protein 6, whose translation MKLWIFILYSVVVASDPFQSQPTFSSVRGSCQSLCSCEEKDDTMIINCEERGIKMVSEIKVPPSRPFHLNLLNNGLTMLHMDDFAGLVNAISLHLGFNNIADIEPGAFNGLSLLKQLHINHNSLETLKEDTFNGLENLEFLQADNNFITVIEASAFSKLNRLKVLILNDNAIEYLPPNIFRFVPLTHLDLRGNQLQTLPYVGFLEHIGRILDLQLEDNKWACNCDLLQLKIWLENMPPQSIIGDVVCNSPPFIKGSILSRLKKESLCPTHPINELEDPSGSLPLVVTTSITDSHLSTKVIPILKAPTKEPSLVLHTSKPATQFPGIYCPVPCHCTSHMLSGVLMHCQERNIESLSDLGRPPPNPKKLILAGNIIQTLLKSDLVDYASLEMLHLGNNRIEILEEGSFMNLTRLQKLYLNGNHLTKLSQNLFLGLQHLEYLYLEYNAIKEVLPGTFNAMPKLKVLYLNNNLLQTLPPHIFSGVPLARLNLKTNQFAHLPVSNVLDELDMLVQIELEDNPWDCTCDSVGLQKWIQKLSKNTMMGNIFCKSPGHLAKKELKSLNSEVLCPGLLNSPALPTHASFVVVTTSSTTTNTADTILRSLTDAVPLSVLILGLLIVFITIVFCAAGIVVLVLHRRRRCKKKQADEQMRDSSPVHLQYSMYGHKTTHHTTERPAATLYEQRMVTPMVQVYRSPSFSPKHTEQQEEGSEKEADDSKHVRRSLLERENSSPLTGSNVKYKATDQSAEFLSFQDASCFYRNILEKERELQQLGITEYLRKNIVQLQPDMEVHYPGTHEELKLMETLMYSRPRKVFLEQTKNEYFELKANLHAEPDYLEVLEQQT comes from the coding sequence ATGAAGCTCTGGATTTTTATTCTATATTCGGTTGTGGTTGCATCTGATCCTTTCCAGTCACAGCCTACTTTTTCATCAGTCAGAGGATCTTGTCAGAGTTTGTGTTCCTGTGAAGAAAAGGATGATACTATGATTATAAACTGTGAAGAAAGAGGCATCAAGATGGTATCAGAAATAAAAGTCCCACCATCACGGCCTTTCCATCTTAATCTGTTAAACAATGGCCTGACTATGTTACACATGGATGATTTTGCTGGCCTTGTTAATGCTATCTCTCTACATCTTGGTTTTAATAATATTGCAGATATTGAGCCTGGGGCTTTCAATGGTCTCAGCCTTCTTAAGCAACTTCACATCAATCACAATTCTTTAGAAACACTTAAAGAAGATACATTTAATGGATTGGAAAATTTGGAGTTTCTTCAAGCAGACAACAATTTCATCACAGTGATTGAAGCAAGTGCCTTTAGCAAGCTCAACAGGCTTAAAGTCCTTATTTTGAATGATAATGCCATTGAGTATCTTCCTCCAAACATATTTCGTTTTGTGCCATTGACCCATTTAGATCTTCGTGGAAACCAGTTACAGACACTGCCCTATGTTGGCTTTTTGGAACACATTGGTAGAATACTAGACCTTCAGTTGGAAGACAATAAATGGGCCTGTAACTGTGATTTGCTGCAGCTGAAGATATGGCTAGAAAACATGCCTCCTCAGTCAATAATAGGTGATGTTGTATGCAATAGTCCTCCATTTATCAAAGGCAGCATCCTAAGCCGGTTGAAAAAAGAATCACTTTGTCCCACTCATCCTATCAATGAACTTGAAGATCCTTCAGGGTCATTGCCCTTGGTTGTAACCACTTCTATCACTGATAGTCACCTATCAACTAAGGTGATTCCTATCCTGAAAGCTCCTACTAAAGAACCAAGTTTAGTGCTTCATACTTCAAAGCCTGCTACTCAGTTTCCAGGAATCTATTGTCCTGTCCCCTGTCACTGCACCAGCCATATGCTCTCAGGAGTTCTCATGCACTGTCAGGAGCGAAATATTGAAAGCTTGTCTGATTTAGGACGCCCTCCTCCAAATCCTAAAAAGCTTATTCTAGCTGGAAACATTATTCAGACATTACTGAAATCAGATCTTGTGGACTATGCCAGCCTGGAAATGCTTCACCTAGGGAACAATCGCATTGAAATCCTTGAGGAAGGTTCCTTCATGAATCTGACTAGACTGCAGAAATTATATCTCAATGGCAATCATCTTACAAAGCTAAGTCAGAATCTCTTCCTTGGCCTTCAGCACCTTGAATACTTGTACCTTGAATATAATGCCATCAAAGAAGTTTTGCCAGGGACATTTAATGCAATGCCAAAACTTAAGGTACTCTACTTAAATAACAACCTTCTCCAGACTTTGCCACCCCATATCTTTTCAGGTGTTCCACTCGCCAGattaaatttgaaaacaaaccaaTTTGCTCATTTGCCTGTGAGCAATGTCTTGGATGAATTGGATATGCTAGTACAAATTGAACTGGAAGACAACCCCTGGGACTGTACCTGTGATTCAGTTGGGCTGCAAAAATGGATACAAAAACTGAGTAAGAATACAATGATGGGTAATATTTTTTGTAAATCTCCAGGACACCTAGCgaaaaaagaactgaaatccCTGAACAGTGAAGTCTTGTGTCCAGGTTTATTAAACAGCCCTGCCCTACCAACTCATGCTAGTTTTGTAGTTGTGACAACTTCTTCTACTACTACCAACACCGCAGACACCATCCTGCGGTCCCTTACAGATGCTGTCCCACTTTCTGTTCTAATATTAGGACTTCTAATTGTGTTTATAACTATTGTATTTTGTGCAGCAGGAATAGTTGTTCTTGTTCTGCACCGGCGACGaagatgcaaaaagaaacaagcagATGAACAAATGAGGGATAGTAGTCCTGTTCACCTTCAATACAGCATGTACGGGCATAAAACAACACACCACACAACAGAGCGCCCAGCTGCAACTCTCTATGAGCAACGTATGGTTACTCCCATGGTTCAGGTCTACCGCAGCCCATCCTTCAGCCCCAAGCATACTGAGCAACAGGAGGAGGGAAGTGAGAAGGAAGCTGATGATTCCAAACATGTCCGCCGAAGTCTCCTGGAAAGAGAGAACAGTTCACCtcttacaggttcaaatgtcaaATATAAGGCTACAGACCAATCTGCtgaatttttgtcttttcaggaTGCCAGCTGCTTTTATAGAAACATtcttgaaaaagagagagaactgcAGCAACTAGGGATCACAGAATACCTAAGGAAAAATATTGTCCAGCTCCAGCCTGACATGGAAGTTCATTATCCTGGAACACATGAGGAGCTGAAGTTAATGGAGACACTCATGTACTCCAGGCCAAGAAAGGTTTTTCTAGAACAAACTAAAAATGAGTATTTTGAACTCAAAGCTAATTTGCATGCTGAGCCTGACTACCTGGAAGTCCTGGAGCAGCAAACTTGA